In a genomic window of Cloacibacillus sp.:
- a CDS encoding BMP family ABC transporter substrate-binding protein — protein sequence MKKAVLLAIALVMAFSASAFALGAIKVEDQKPAFIYVGPAADGGYNYMHDQGRKLMEKNNPGLKSSIVESVPEGPDAERVMETAIRNGAKVIYANSFGYMDHVINVAKRHPDVYFNHCSGYKDAPNVSTYFGRMYQPRYLSGLVAGRATKSNNIGYVAAYPIPEVIRGINAFTLGVRKVNPKAKVKVVWIYTWHDPAKEKEATKALFDAKCDTVAMHADTGGAPKAAEELGMWVIGYNTPMDKYAPTRHLVTPVWNWGKYYDYSTKAIAKGTWKSQQVWWSMKDGMVDLSNFGKAVSEDTKKLVAAEKKKILDGKWDVFHGPIKGQDGKTMVAAGQKLTDKDMLSMNKFVEGVDGTIPK from the coding sequence ATGAAAAAGGCAGTTCTGCTTGCAATAGCGCTGGTAATGGCATTTTCAGCGTCAGCATTCGCCCTCGGCGCGATCAAGGTCGAGGATCAGAAACCGGCATTTATTTACGTTGGCCCGGCCGCGGACGGCGGCTACAACTACATGCACGACCAGGGGCGCAAGCTCATGGAAAAGAACAATCCCGGCCTCAAAAGCTCAATCGTTGAATCCGTTCCCGAAGGCCCCGACGCAGAGCGCGTCATGGAGACGGCCATCAGAAACGGCGCTAAAGTCATCTACGCCAACTCCTTCGGCTACATGGACCACGTCATCAACGTAGCGAAGCGCCACCCCGACGTCTATTTCAACCACTGCTCCGGCTATAAGGACGCCCCGAACGTCAGCACCTACTTCGGACGCATGTACCAGCCGCGCTACCTCTCCGGCCTCGTCGCAGGACGCGCAACGAAGAGCAACAACATCGGCTATGTAGCGGCCTACCCCATCCCCGAAGTCATCCGCGGCATCAACGCCTTCACCCTCGGAGTCCGCAAGGTCAACCCCAAGGCGAAGGTAAAGGTAGTCTGGATCTACACATGGCATGACCCCGCAAAGGAAAAAGAGGCTACAAAGGCGCTCTTTGACGCCAAATGCGACACAGTGGCCATGCACGCCGACACCGGCGGCGCGCCCAAAGCGGCCGAAGAGCTCGGCATGTGGGTCATCGGATACAACACGCCGATGGACAAATACGCCCCCACGCGCCATCTCGTCACGCCCGTATGGAACTGGGGCAAGTATTATGACTACTCAACAAAGGCCATCGCAAAAGGCACATGGAAATCCCAGCAGGTGTGGTGGAGCATGAAGGATGGAATGGTCGACCTTTCCAACTTCGGCAAAGCCGTTTCAGAGGACACGAAAAAGCTCGTAGCCGCTGAAAAGAAAAAGATACTTGACGGGAAATGGGACGTCTTCCACGGCCCCATCAAAGGACAGGACGGCAAAACTATGGTAGCCGCCGGACAGAAACTTACAGATAAAGATATGCTCTCGATGAACAAATTCGTCGAAGGCGTAGACGGTACCATCCCCAAATAA